In the Halorussus rarus genome, CGTAATCGCGGCGGAGGCGTTCGACGAACCCCGAGTAGTTGCGCTTGAGCCAGGCGTAGGTCGGGGTCTCGCGGTCGGGGTCGACGTCGGCGTCCGGGTCGTCGCGGAGCGCGGGCGCGATCTCCTCGCGGTAGAACCGCTCGAAGTCGTCGAGGGTGTCGAAGCGTGCGTAGTTCGGCATGGTCACTCGGTCGAGTCGCAGAGGGATTCCTTCTCGGAGACGAACCGTCGGGTCCGTCGAAGGAACTCCCCGACGTCCTCGTCGATAGTTCCGTAGCCGTAGTCGGCCTGCTGGCGGAACTCGGACAACTCGTACAGGAACCGGCCGCGCTCGCGCGGCGCGTCGCCGGTGGCGACGATCTCCGTACCGAACAGCGACAGCACGCCGCCGTGCGAGGTGGGTTCGCACCCGCGGTCGTAGAGCGCGGCCTGAACGGCGTGGAAGGTCGCGTAGTAGAGGCGGTTGACGACTGCCGCGTCCGAGAGGCCGGCGTCGCGACCCGC is a window encoding:
- a CDS encoding HEPN domain-containing protein gives rise to the protein MPDGEPRDGDSRDSDDCPGGPTVERELGQARQALPDADAGRDAGLSDAAVVNRLYYATFHAVQAALYDRGCEPTSHGGVLSLFGTEIVATGDAPRERGRFLYELSEFRQQADYGYGTIDEDVGEFLRRTRRFVSEKESLCDSTE